A part of Desulfomicrobium baculatum DSM 4028 genomic DNA contains:
- a CDS encoding amino acid ABC transporter permease, producing MNEEFIFLLERLVPALNKGVLVSLQLIVPSAILGIFFGVVVGACRAFGGGVLRALANGYAALFRGTPLVIQLFILYFGLPNVGIYFQPYTAAVLGFTLCSAAYHSEYIRGGLLSIKRGQVLAAQALGFSTFTTLIWIIIPQAFRRALPGCGNEIVYLIKYSSLAYVITCFELTGQAKIVASESFRFSEVFMVVGVYYLILVSVASYGLRRLEKRLEIPGFGH from the coding sequence ATGAACGAGGAGTTCATCTTTCTGCTGGAGCGCCTGGTGCCCGCACTGAACAAGGGGGTGCTGGTCAGCCTGCAACTCATCGTGCCTTCGGCCATTCTGGGCATTTTTTTCGGAGTGGTGGTGGGCGCGTGTCGGGCTTTCGGCGGCGGCGTGCTGCGCGCCCTGGCCAACGGTTACGCCGCGCTTTTCCGGGGTACGCCGCTGGTCATCCAGCTTTTCATCCTCTATTTCGGCCTGCCGAACGTGGGTATCTATTTTCAGCCCTACACGGCGGCCGTGCTCGGCTTCACCCTGTGCAGCGCGGCCTACCATTCGGAGTACATCCGCGGCGGGCTGCTTTCCATCAAGCGTGGTCAGGTGCTGGCGGCCCAGGCGCTTGGTTTCTCAACCTTCACGACCCTGATCTGGATCATCATCCCCCAGGCCTTTCGCCGGGCGTTGCCCGGTTGCGGGAACGAGATCGTGTATCTGATCAAGTATTCGTCCCTGGCCTACGTCATCACCTGCTTCGAGCTGACCGGCCAGGCCAAGATCGTGGCCAGCGAAAGCTTTCGCTTCAGCGAGGTCTTCATGGTCGTGGGCGTCTATTATCTGATTCTGGTCAGCGTGGCTTCCTATGGTCTGCGCAGGCTGGAAAAGAGACTGGAAATTCCCGGCTTCGGCCATTAG